A portion of the Pseudomonas sp. GR 6-02 genome contains these proteins:
- a CDS encoding cytochrome b translates to MSKFMDWVDARFPATKMWEDHLSKYYAPKNFNFFYFFGSLALLVLVNQIVTGVWLTMSYTPSAEEAFASVEYIMRDVEYGSILRLLHSTGASAFFIVVYLHMFRGLLYGSYQKPRELVWVFGMLIYLALMAEAFMGYLLPWGQMSYWGAQVIISLFGAIPVIGNDLTQWIRGDYLISGITLNRFFALHVVALPIVILGLVVLHILALHEVGSNNPDGVDIKKHKDENGVPLDGIAFHPYYTVKDIVGVVVFLFIFCAIVFFFPEMGGYFLEKPNFEVANAFKTPEHIAPVWYFTPFYAILRAVPDKLLGVVAMGASIALLFVLPWLDRSPVKSMRYKGWLSKIWLWVFCISFVILGWLGVMAPTPERTLLSQVCTFLYFAYFILMPFYTRLEKTKPVPERVTG, encoded by the coding sequence ATGAGCAAGTTCATGGATTGGGTTGATGCGCGCTTCCCCGCGACCAAAATGTGGGAAGACCATCTCAGCAAGTATTACGCCCCGAAGAACTTCAACTTCTTCTATTTCTTTGGCTCCCTGGCGCTGCTCGTTCTGGTCAACCAGATCGTTACCGGTGTCTGGCTGACCATGAGCTATACCCCGTCGGCGGAAGAAGCATTCGCTTCCGTCGAATACATCATGCGCGACGTCGAGTACGGCTCGATCCTGCGTCTGCTGCACTCCACTGGCGCTTCGGCGTTCTTCATCGTGGTTTATCTGCACATGTTCCGTGGCCTGCTCTACGGTTCGTACCAGAAGCCGCGTGAGCTGGTGTGGGTGTTCGGCATGCTGATCTACCTGGCGCTGATGGCTGAAGCCTTCATGGGTTACCTGCTGCCGTGGGGCCAGATGTCCTACTGGGGCGCCCAGGTGATCATCTCGCTGTTCGGTGCGATCCCGGTCATCGGAAACGACCTGACCCAGTGGATCCGTGGTGACTACCTGATTTCCGGTATTACCCTGAACCGTTTCTTCGCCTTGCATGTGGTTGCCTTGCCGATCGTGATCCTTGGCCTGGTGGTGCTGCACATTCTGGCGTTGCACGAAGTGGGTTCGAACAACCCGGACGGCGTGGACATCAAGAAACACAAAGACGAAAACGGCGTACCGCTGGACGGCATTGCTTTCCATCCGTACTACACCGTGAAAGATATCGTCGGCGTGGTGGTGTTCCTGTTCATCTTCTGCGCGATCGTGTTCTTCTTCCCGGAAATGGGCGGCTACTTCCTCGAGAAGCCGAACTTTGAAGTGGCGAACGCCTTCAAGACCCCTGAGCACATCGCTCCGGTCTGGTACTTCACGCCGTTCTACGCGATTCTGCGGGCCGTTCCGGACAAGCTCCTGGGTGTTGTTGCCATGGGTGCTTCGATTGCCTTGCTGTTCGTCCTGCCCTGGCTTGACCGTAGCCCGGTCAAGTCCATGCGCTACAAGGGCTGGCTGAGCAAGATCTGGCTCTGGGTATTCTGCATCTCCTTCGTGATTCTTGGCTGGCTGGGCGTCATGGCGCCTACCCCGGAACGTACGTTGCTGTCGCAGGTTTGTACCTTCCTGTACTTCGCCTACTTCATTCTGATGCCGTTCTACACCAGGCTCGAGAAGACCAAACCGGTTCCGGAAAGGGTGACTGGCTGA